A portion of the Gigantopelta aegis isolate Gae_Host chromosome 10, Gae_host_genome, whole genome shotgun sequence genome contains these proteins:
- the LOC121383375 gene encoding ribonuclease P protein subunit p30-like, with protein MAGFADLNVVSETNKALIQEVLAIAFNLGYECVAVNNFIPELKSKGKGGEKQTVVVPPDEILLDEKICRQFKRGRRCLRQLSRFTTVIDDPAKAARLSSPEVQAYDLVAVEPTSEKTFHLACGTLDIDIISLNMVERLPFYVKRPSINLALDRGIFFEIKYAPTIRDSTARRNTIAAAQSLVEVCKGKNVIVSSGSEKAMELRAPYDVMNLNLLFGLSPAQAKDSVSTNCRRILKHAEARKMRKCAIQIMQCSSLSVTDVQKDKRKRKSEIPVDNEDDQYQMKKCKDT; from the exons ATGGCTGGTTTTGCAGATTTAAACGTTGTATCTGAAACAAATAAAGCATTGATTCAAGAAGTCCTGGCAATAGCTTTTAATC TTGGATATGAATGTGTGGCTGTGAATAATTTTATTCCCGAGCTGAAGAGCAAAGGCAAAGGTGGTGAAAAAcag ACTGTAGTGGTTCCCCCAGATGAAATTTTACTGGATGAGAAAATCTGTAGGCAATTTAAA AGAGGAAGACGATGTCTACGGCAACTTTCTCGCTTTACCACAGTGATAGATGATCCTGCGAAAGCGGCTAGACTG TCATCACCAGAGGTTCAAGCTTATGACTTGGTGGCCGTAGAACCAACCAGTGAGAAAACATTTCAT CTGGCTTGTGGGACTCTTGATATTGACATCATTTCTTTAAACATGGTTGAGAGGTTGCCATTTTACGTCAAAAGACCGTCCATCAATTTG GCTTTAGACCGAGGAATCTTCTTCGAAATCAAATATGCTCCAACAATTCGAGATAGCACGGCTAGAAGAAATACTATTGCTGCTGCTCAGTCTTTGGTGGAAGTTTGTAAAGGCAAG AATGTGATTGTCAGCAGTGGGAGTGAGAAG gCCATGGAGCTACGTGCACCCTATGATGTCATGAATTT AAATCTGTTATTTGGTTTGTCTCCAGCTCAAGCAAAAGATTCGGTGTCTACCAACTGCCGTAGAATCCTGAAACATGCAG aGGCAAGAAAGATGAGAAAATGTGCCATACAGATCATGCAGTGTTCCTCACTTTCTGTCACGGATGTGCAAAAAGACAAGAGAAAACGAAAAAGTGAAATACCTGTGGACAATGAAGATGATCAGTATCAAATGAAGAAATGTAAAGACACTTGA